In one Bacillus sp. PK3_68 genomic region, the following are encoded:
- a CDS encoding flagellin: MRINHNISALNTYGRLSQNTGAAQKSMEKLSSGLRINKAGDDAAGLAISEKMRAQVRGLDQGSKNAQDGISLIQTAEGGLNETHAILQRMRELAVQSANDTNVTQDRSALNKEFDQLSEEINRIKDKSTFNTQGLFKGASGDEINSSGKLVLQVGANKGDEITLDLTTSGVNLTNVATTASGLDISTLSGAQNAISGLDSLIKTVSEGRSYLGAMQNRLEHTITNLDNAAENLTAAESRIRDVDMAKEMMEFTKNNILSQAAQSMLAQANQQPQGVLQLLR, encoded by the coding sequence ATGAGAATTAATCACAATATTTCAGCGCTTAACACATATGGTCGTTTAAGCCAAAACACTGGCGCAGCACAAAAAAGCATGGAAAAATTATCTTCTGGTCTTCGCATTAACAAAGCTGGCGACGATGCTGCTGGTCTAGCAATCTCTGAAAAAATGAGAGCGCAAGTTCGTGGCTTGGACCAAGGTTCTAAAAACGCACAAGATGGTATTTCTTTAATTCAAACAGCAGAAGGCGGTTTGAACGAAACTCATGCTATTCTTCAACGTATGCGTGAATTGGCTGTTCAATCTGCGAATGATACAAATGTAACTCAAGACCGCAGTGCATTGAACAAGGAATTTGATCAGTTATCTGAAGAGATTAATAGAATCAAAGATAAATCTACATTTAATACACAAGGCCTGTTTAAGGGAGCCAGCGGAGATGAAATTAATTCCTCTGGTAAGTTAGTTCTTCAAGTGGGTGCAAACAAAGGTGATGAAATCACTCTTGATTTAACTACTTCGGGAGTAAATTTAACAAACGTAGCCACTACTGCTTCTGGATTAGACATCAGCACATTATCTGGTGCTCAAAATGCAATCAGTGGTCTCGATTCTTTAATTAAAACTGTTTCTGAAGGGCGTTCTTACCTTGGTGCAATGCAAAACCGCTTAGAACATACTATCACAAACTTAGATAATGCTGCTGAGAACTTAACTGCTGCTGAGTCTCGTATTCGTGATGTTGACATGGCGAAAGAGATGATGGAATTCACTAAGAATAATATTCTTTCTCAAGCTGCCCAATCTATGCTTGCTCAAGCGAACCAACAACCACAAGGTGTTCTTCAATTACTACGTTAA